One Setaria italica strain Yugu1 chromosome II, Setaria_italica_v2.0, whole genome shotgun sequence DNA segment encodes these proteins:
- the LOC101777644 gene encoding 3-ketoacyl-CoA synthase 4, protein MDVAHRDHLLAAARRAFGAAVLVLCLLAELLVFALRHPAALQLVPACAMLLLLLWRSSGRAAAASGVELVDFACLRPPRRLRIPIPALLEHLRLIGCFDEPSVEFMSRVIGASGMGDETYFPPSLHRIPPSATHADALAEARAMFVPTLDALFARTGVPPSAVGALVVNCSGFCPAPSLAALIAGHYRMRADVRALNLSGMGCAAGVVGVDVARAALGAHAVDYAVVLSAEIVTVGWYGGRDRRKLLLNCFFRTGCAAALLTGAGSAVSVPAKYRLVALARTNRTADDRSYTSAVREEDAEGITGFSIGRGLGGVARDLLRAHLLELGPAILPWHEKLRYAAALLLFRRQQKRPKKLTDDDGGGNNNGPRPSFLTAASHFCLPSSGMPMIRRLAEGLGLGELEAEAALMTFHRFGNQSASSLWYQLAYHEAKGRVRRGDRVWQLGMGSGPKANSVVWERVGGDTDAAAADDGPWADCIHRFPIRES, encoded by the coding sequence ATGGACGTGGCGCACAGGGAtcacctcctcgccgcggcgcgccgcgcgTTCGGCGCCGCGGTCCTGGTCCTCTGCCTCCTCGCCGAGCTCCTCGTCTTCGCGCTCAGGCACCCCGCGGCGCTGCAGCTCGTCCCGGCCTGcgcgatgctgctgctgctgctgtggcgGTCCAGcgggcgcgccgcggcggcgtcgggcgtgGAGCTGGTGGACTTCGCATGCCTAAGGCCGCCCCGGCGGCTGCGGATCCCGATCCCGGCGCTCCTCGAGCACCTCCGCCTCATCGGCTGCTTCGACGAGCCCAGCGTCGAGTTCATGTCCCGGGTCATCGGGGCCTCCGGGATGGGGGACGAGACCTACTTCCCGCCGTCCCTGCACCGCATCCCGCCGTCGGCGACGCACGCCGACGCCCTGGCCGAGGCGCGCGCCATGTTCGTGCCCACGCTCGACGCGCTCTTCGCCAGGACGGGCGTGCCGCCGTCGGCCGTGGGCGCGCTCGTCGTCAACTGCAGCGGGTTCTGCCCGGCGCCCTCGCTCGCCGCGCTTATCGCGGGGCACTACCGCATGCGGGCCGACGTCAGGGCGCTCAACCTCTCCGGCATGGGCTGCGCGGCTGGCGTCGTCGGGGTGGACGTCGCGCGGGCCGCGTTGGGGGCGCACGCCGTCGACTACGCCGTCGTCCTCAGCGCCGAGATCGTCACGGTGGGGTGGTACGGTGGGCGGGACCGCCGCAAGCTCCTCCTCAACTGCTTCTTCCGCAccggctgcgccgccgcgctgctgaCGGGAGCTGGCTCCGCCGTCTCGGTGCCGGCAAAGTACCGGCTCGTCGCGCTGGCGCGGACGAACCGGACGGCAGACGACCGCAGCTACACGTCCGCagtgcgggaggaggacgcggagGGCATCACCGGGTTCTCCATCGGCCGTGGGCTCGGCGGCGTGGCGCGCGACCTCCTGCGCGCCCACCTCCTCGAGCTCGGCCCCGCCATCCTCCCGTGGCACGAGAAGCTGCGCTAcgccgcggcgctgctgctgttcCGGCGCCAGCAGAAGCGCCCCAAGAAACTCACtgatgacgacggcggcggtaACAACAATGGCCCAAGGCCAAGCTTCTTAACCGCGGCGAGCCACTTCTGCCTGCCGTCGTCAGGGATGCCGATGATCCGGAGGCTGGCGGAagggctcgggctcggggagctcgaggcggaggcggcgctgaTGACGTTCCACCGGTTCGGCAACCAGTCGGCGTCGTCGCTGTGGTACCAGCTCGCGTACCACGAGGCGAAGGGGAGGGTCCGGCGCGGCGACCGGGTGTGGCAGCTCGGGATGGGGAGCGGGCCGAAGGCCAACAGCGTGGTGTGGGAGCGCGTCGGCGGAGACACAGACGCCGCGGCCGCAGACGACGGCCCCTGGGCCGACTGCATCCACCGCTTCCCCATCAGAGAATCGTAG
- the LOC101777223 gene encoding putative alpha-L-fucosidase 1, with the protein MAAGPLLSLAAAALAVAILVPTPEAWRPTTPATPPPLPVLPIPSAAQLRWQRREVIMFFHFGMNTFTDSEWGTGSEDPSLFRPEALDAAQWMDAARAAGASLAILVAKHHDGFCLWPSAYTAHSVRASPWRAGRGDVVREFVGAARARGVDAGIYLSPWDRHDERYGDEVAYNEYYEAQLHELLTGYGSVSEIWFDGAKGKNATNMTYHFQEWFQTVKQLQRSINIFSDDGPDVRWVGDEKGFAGTTCWSTVNRSMITIGEAGIEKYLNEGDPRGPDWVPPECDVSIRPGWFWHRNETAKPLSQLLEIYYNSVGRNCVLLLNAPPNSTGLVEDADVARLREFGAAVATIFGTDLAAGSAARASSERGGPGGGFAARNVLDGCDDTYWAPTAEDGRRNGYWIELRRPPEAANRPFNVVRIQEHVALGQRVERHEVYVDGAPVANGTTVGHKRLHRLPRAVAGRAVRIWITARRGPPLLSAVGLHHDPFVEAGAM; encoded by the exons ATGGCGGCAGGTCCACTACTATccctggccgccgcggcgctggccGTCGCCATCCTCGTCCCCACCCCCGAGGCGTGGCGcccgacgacgccggcgacgcccccgccgctgccggttCTGCCGATCCCGTCGGCGGCGCAGCTCAggtggcagcggcgggaggTGATCATGTTCTTCCACTTCGGCATGAACACGTTCACGGACTCCGAGTGGGGCACGGGGTCGGAGGACCCGTCCCTGTTCCGCCCGGAGGCGCTCGACGCCGCCCAGTGGATggacgcggcgcgcgcggcgggggcgtcgCTCGCGATCCTCGTCGCCAAGCACCACGACGGGTTCTGCCTCTGGCCGTCCGCGTACACGGCGCACTCCGTGCGCGCCAGCCCCTggcgcgccgggcgcggcgacgTGGTGAGGGAGTTCGtgggcgccgcccgcgcgcgcggcgtcgaCGCGGGGATCTACCTCTCGCCGTGGGACCGCCACGACGAGCGGTACGGCGACGAGGTCGCGTACAACGAGTACTACGAGGCCCAGCTCCACGAGCTCCTCACCGG GTACGGGAGCGTGTCGGAGATTTGGTTCGACGGCGCCAAGGGCAAGAACGCGACCAACATGACGTACCACTTCCAGGAGTGGTTCCAGACGGTGAAGCAGCTGCAGCGCTCCATCAACATCTTCTCCGACGACGGGCCCGACGTGCGGTGGGTCGGCGACGAGAAGGGCTTCGCCGGAACCACCTGCTGGTCCACCGTCAACCGCTCCATGATCACCATCGGCGAGGCCGGCATCGAGAA GTACCTGAACGAGGGCGACCCGCGGGGGCCTGACTGGGTGCCGCCGGAGTGCGACGTGTCGATCCGTCCGGGCTGGTTCTGGCACAGGAACGAGACGGCCAAACCGTTGAGCCAGCTGCTGGAGATCTACTACAACTCCGTCGGCCGGAACTGCGTGCTCCTGCTGAACGCACCGCCCAACTCCACGGGCCTGGTCGAGGACGCCGACGTCGCGCGGCTGCGCGAGTTCGGTGCCGCCGTGGCCACCATCTTCGGCACGGACCTCGCGGCGGGCAGCGCGGCCAGGGCCAGCAGCGAGCGCGGCGGTCCGGGCGGCGGGTTCGCCGCCCGCAACGTGCTCGACGGCTGCGACGACACGTACTGGGCGCCGACGGCGGAGGACGGGCGCCGGAACGGGTACTGGATcgagctccggcggccgccAGAGGCGGCTAACAGGCCGTTCAACGTGGTGCGGATCCAGGAGCACGTCGCGCTGGGGCAGCGCGTGGAGCGGCACGAGGTGTACGTGGACGGCGCGCCCGTGGCGAACGGCACCACGGTCGGGCACAAGCGGCTACACCGGCTGCCCCGCGCCGTCGCGGGGCGGGCGGTGAGGATCTGGATCACGGCGCGGCGTGGCCCGCCGCTGCTGTCGGCGGTGGGGCTCCACCACGACCCCTTCGTCGAGGCGGGCGCGATGTGA